A genomic window from Bubalus bubalis isolate 160015118507 breed Murrah chromosome 11, NDDB_SH_1, whole genome shotgun sequence includes:
- the LOC102398227 gene encoding deoxyribonuclease-1-like 1 gives MYDDQDDLFTREPFVCWFSLCSKVLPSLVLVPLHTTPKAVETELNALYDVFLDASGRWQTKDVILLGDFNADCASLTKKRLDNLVLRTQAGFHWAIADGVDTTVRASTHCTYDRIVLHGEHLQSLLRGTAAFDFPQSFGLTEQEALNISDHYPVEVDLVLSRAVHGVQPPCLATLWLSLLLPLLAPQLGLVA, from the exons ATGTACGATGATCAGGATGATCTCTTTACCCGGGAGCCCTTTGTGTGCTGGTTCTCTTTATGCAGCAAGGTTCTTCCCAGCCTCGTGCTGGTCCCACTGCACACCACTCCGAAGGCTGTGGAGACGGAGCTGAATGCCCTGTATGACGTGTTTCTGGATGCTTCCGGGCGCTGGCAGACCAAGGATGTGATCCTGCTCGGGGACTTCAATGCTGACTGCGCGTCGCTGACCAAAAAGCGCCTGGATAACCTAGTTCTTCGGACTCAGGCTGGCTTCCACTGGGCCATCGCCGACGGCGTGGACACTACGGTGCGGGCCAGCACCCACTGCACCTATGACCGCATCGTGCTCCACGGGGAGCACCTCCAGAGCCTGCTGCGTGGCACGGCCGCCTTCGACTTCCCCCAGAGCTTTGGGCTCACTGAGCAGGAG GCTCTCAACATCAGTGACCACTACCCTGTGGAGGTAGACCTGGTGCTGAGCCGGGCAGTGCACGGGGTCCAGCCCCCCTGCCTGGCCACTCTGTGGCTGTCACTGCTGCTGCCCCTCCTAGCCCCCCAGCTGGGCCTGGTGGCCTGA
- the MED6 gene encoding mediator of RNA polymerase II transcription subunit 6 isoform X1: MAAVDIRDNLLGISWVDSSWIPILNSGSVLDYFSERSNPFYDRTCNNEVVKMQRLTLEHLKSLWSRSIVGILVAFFEIQMVGVEYILLHAQEPILFIIRKQQRQSPTQVIPLADYYIIAGVIYQAPDLGSVINSRVLTAVHGIQSAFDEAMSYCRYHPSKGYWWHFKDHEEQDKVKPKVKRKEEPSSIFQRQRVDALLLDLRQKFPPKFVQQKSGEKPVPVDQTKKEAEPLPETVKSEEKETAKNVQQTVGTKGPPEKRMRLQ; encoded by the exons ATGGCGGCGGTGGATATCCGAG aTAATCTGCTGGGAATCTCTTGGGTTGACAGTTCCTGGATCCCTATTTTGAACAGTGGAAGTGTCCTggattatttttcagaaagaagtAATCCTTTTTATGACAGGACATGTAATAACGAAGTGGTCAAAATGCAGAGGCTAACTTTAGAGCACTTAAA atCTCTTTGGTCAAGAAGCATCGTGGGTATTTTGGTTGCCTTTTTTGAAAT TCAGATGGTTGGAGTGGAATACATCCTTTTACATGCTCAAGAGCCCATTCTTTTTATCATTCGGAAGCAACAGCGGCAGTCCCCTACTCAAG TTATCCCACTGGCTGATTACTATATTATTGCTGGAGTGATCTATCAGGCACCAGACTTGGGGTCAGTTATAAACTCTAGAGTG CTTACTGCAGTGCATGGCATTCAGTCAGCTTTTGATGAAGCTATGTCATACTGTCGATATCACCCTTCCAAAGGGTATTGGTGGCACTTCAAAGATCACGAAGAGCAAG ATAAAGTCAAACCTAAagtcaaaaggaaagaagaaccaAGTTCTATTTTCCAGAGACAGCGTGTGGATGCTTTGCTCCTAGATCTTAGACAAAAATTTCCACCCAAATTTGTGCAG CAGAAGTCTGGAGAAAAGCCTGTCCCAG TGGATCAGACAAAGAAAGAGGCAGAACCTCTACCAGAGACTGTTAAATCTGAGGAGAAGGAGACTGCAAAGAATGTGCAACAGACAGTGGGCACTAAAGGCCCACCTGAAAAACGAATGAGACTCCAGTGA
- the MED6 gene encoding mediator of RNA polymerase II transcription subunit 6 isoform X3, translating into MAAVDIRDNLLGISWVDSSWIPILNSGSVLDYFSERSNPFYDRTCNNEVVKMQRLTLEHLNQMVGVEYILLHAQEPILFIIRKQQRQSPTQVIPLADYYIIAGVIYQAPDLGSVINSRVLTAVHGIQSAFDEAMSYCRYHPSKGYWWHFKDHEEQDKVKPKVKRKEEPSSIFQRQRVDALLLDLRQKFPPKFVQQKSGEKPVPVDQTKKEAEPLPETVKSEEKETAKNVQQTVGTKGPPEKRMRLQ; encoded by the exons ATGGCGGCGGTGGATATCCGAG aTAATCTGCTGGGAATCTCTTGGGTTGACAGTTCCTGGATCCCTATTTTGAACAGTGGAAGTGTCCTggattatttttcagaaagaagtAATCCTTTTTATGACAGGACATGTAATAACGAAGTGGTCAAAATGCAGAGGCTAACTTTAGAGCACTTAAA TCAGATGGTTGGAGTGGAATACATCCTTTTACATGCTCAAGAGCCCATTCTTTTTATCATTCGGAAGCAACAGCGGCAGTCCCCTACTCAAG TTATCCCACTGGCTGATTACTATATTATTGCTGGAGTGATCTATCAGGCACCAGACTTGGGGTCAGTTATAAACTCTAGAGTG CTTACTGCAGTGCATGGCATTCAGTCAGCTTTTGATGAAGCTATGTCATACTGTCGATATCACCCTTCCAAAGGGTATTGGTGGCACTTCAAAGATCACGAAGAGCAAG ATAAAGTCAAACCTAAagtcaaaaggaaagaagaaccaAGTTCTATTTTCCAGAGACAGCGTGTGGATGCTTTGCTCCTAGATCTTAGACAAAAATTTCCACCCAAATTTGTGCAG CAGAAGTCTGGAGAAAAGCCTGTCCCAG TGGATCAGACAAAGAAAGAGGCAGAACCTCTACCAGAGACTGTTAAATCTGAGGAGAAGGAGACTGCAAAGAATGTGCAACAGACAGTGGGCACTAAAGGCCCACCTGAAAAACGAATGAGACTCCAGTGA
- the MED6 gene encoding mediator of RNA polymerase II transcription subunit 6 isoform X2: MAAVDIRDNLLGISWVDSSWIPILNSGSVLDYFSERSNPFYDRTCNNEVVKMQRLTLEHLKSLWSRSIVGILVAFFEIQMVGVEYILLHAQEPILFIIRKQQRQSPTQVIPLADYYIIAGVIYQAPDLGSVINSRVLTAVHGIQSAFDEAMSYCRYHPSKGYWWHFKDHEEQDKVKPKVKRKEEPSSIFQRQRVDALLLDLRQKFPPKFVQKSGEKPVPVDQTKKEAEPLPETVKSEEKETAKNVQQTVGTKGPPEKRMRLQ, encoded by the exons ATGGCGGCGGTGGATATCCGAG aTAATCTGCTGGGAATCTCTTGGGTTGACAGTTCCTGGATCCCTATTTTGAACAGTGGAAGTGTCCTggattatttttcagaaagaagtAATCCTTTTTATGACAGGACATGTAATAACGAAGTGGTCAAAATGCAGAGGCTAACTTTAGAGCACTTAAA atCTCTTTGGTCAAGAAGCATCGTGGGTATTTTGGTTGCCTTTTTTGAAAT TCAGATGGTTGGAGTGGAATACATCCTTTTACATGCTCAAGAGCCCATTCTTTTTATCATTCGGAAGCAACAGCGGCAGTCCCCTACTCAAG TTATCCCACTGGCTGATTACTATATTATTGCTGGAGTGATCTATCAGGCACCAGACTTGGGGTCAGTTATAAACTCTAGAGTG CTTACTGCAGTGCATGGCATTCAGTCAGCTTTTGATGAAGCTATGTCATACTGTCGATATCACCCTTCCAAAGGGTATTGGTGGCACTTCAAAGATCACGAAGAGCAAG ATAAAGTCAAACCTAAagtcaaaaggaaagaagaaccaAGTTCTATTTTCCAGAGACAGCGTGTGGATGCTTTGCTCCTAGATCTTAGACAAAAATTTCCACCCAAATTTGTGCAG AAGTCTGGAGAAAAGCCTGTCCCAG TGGATCAGACAAAGAAAGAGGCAGAACCTCTACCAGAGACTGTTAAATCTGAGGAGAAGGAGACTGCAAAGAATGTGCAACAGACAGTGGGCACTAAAGGCCCACCTGAAAAACGAATGAGACTCCAGTGA
- the LOC102396933 gene encoding proteasome subunit alpha type-2, which yields MLCLRVKVAERGYSFLLTTFSPSGKLVQIEYALAAVAGGAPSVAIKAASGMVLATEKKQKSILYDERSVHKVEPITKHIGLVYSGMGPDYRGLVHRARKLAQQCYLVYREPIPTARLVQGVASVIEYTQSSGVCPFEVSLLICGWNEGWPYLFRSDPSGAYFVWKATAMGKNYVNGKTFLEKRYNEDLELEDAIHTVILTLKESFEGQMTEDNIEVGICNEAGFRRLTPTEVKDYLAAIA from the exons atgttgt GTCTTCGGGTAAAGGTGGCAGAGCGTGGTTACAGCTTTTTGCTGACTACATTCAGCCCGTCTGGTAAACTTGTCCAAATAGAATATGCTTTGGCTGCTGTAGCTGGAGGAGCTCCTTCAGTGGCAATTAAAGCTGCAAGTGGCATGGTCTTGGCAactgagaagaaacagaaatccaTTCTGTATGATGAGCGAAGTGTCCACAAAGTGGAACCAATCACCAAGCATATAGGTTTGGTGTATAGTGGCATGGGCCCAGATTACAGGGGACTTGTGCACAGAGCTCGAAAACTAGCTCAACAGTGCTATCTCGTTTACCGAGAACCCATTCCCACAGCTCGGCTGGTCCAGGGAGTAGCTTCCGTGATAGAATACACCCAGTCAAGTGGTGTTTGCCCATTTGAAGTTTCTTTACTTATCTGTGGTTGGAATGAAGGATGGCCATATTTATTTCGGTCAGATCCATCTGGAGCTTACTTTGTCTGGAAAGCCACAGCAATGGGAAAGAACTATGTGAATGGGAAAACTTTCCTTGAGAAAAGATATAATGAAGATCTGGAACTTGAAGATGCCATTCATACAGTCATATTAACCCTAAAGGAAAGCTTTGAAGGGCAGATGACAGAAGATAATATAGAAGTTGGAATCTGCAATGAAGCTGGATTTAGGAGGCTTACCCCAACTGAAGTTAAGGATTATTTGGCTGCCATTGCATAA